The Actinomycetota bacterium region AGCGCCAAACTGCTCTACCGCTTCGAGACGACCACGCTGCCGGTGCAGTTGATGCGGGTCAAGGTCGAGATCAACACTCGGGAGCACTTCAGCGTCGACGGGCTTCAGCATGTGCCGTTCGCTGTAGCCAACCCGTGGCACTCCGCCCAGGAGCTGATCACGACGTTCACGTTGGAGGAGCTGCTGGCGACGAAGATGAGGGCACTCTTCCAGCGACGGAAGGGACGCGACCTCTACGACCTATGGCTCGGGCTCACCACGCTCGACCCCGATGAGGCGCACATCATCGACTGTCTCGGCGAGTACCTGGCGCGAATGGAGACTTCGATCTCGCGCGCGGAGTTCGAGGCGAACATGGTCGGCAAGCTCGCGTCTTCTGACTTCCGCGCCGACGTGATCCCGCTGCTTCGCGACCCCGAG contains the following coding sequences:
- a CDS encoding nucleotidyl transferase AbiEii/AbiGii toxin family protein; translation: MISRAQITAWRAAAPWPQDEQVEQDLILSRALTAIFARPSLRQALAFRGGTALHKLHFDPPGRYSEDLDLVQVEAGPIGPVLAELREALDPWLGEPAWKQGPASAKLLYRFETTTLPVQLMRVKVEINTREHFSVDGLQHVPFAVANPWHSAQELITTFTLEELLATKMRALFQRRKGRDLYDLWLGLTTLDPDEAHIIDCLGEYLARMETSISRAEFEANMVGKLASSDFRADVIPLLRDPEGYDVDVAALLVHDRLIARLPGEPWKALSREPS